In a single window of the Palaemon carinicauda isolate YSFRI2023 chromosome 10, ASM3689809v2, whole genome shotgun sequence genome:
- the LOC137648274 gene encoding uncharacterized protein translates to MKLRYDFQPSQKTYRTFPQKVVQSTGLLDRFDFLKWCCPFCLEKPRSQSRKSSGVPVIRITRPRSPDSDSDSDVEEETKRRDSVGSAGSAGSSTSLTKSQRNAHSCNKSGGDGAADAISLESSVGSGELDIINEEMDEAKDYDSESIESKESLRSKTSIHSKSSSTAKDKTSAKSKSSWRSKDKGSVGGDSKDSRKNSKESLRSSRDSVKDKDSQNEKTRSPMKKLIKHLKRTTSSPSPIGRSGDKRSASTRSTTSLEDDGGKGGGGGGGWRSGSKKFSFTSSSGDWRTRSATVDSRMKQASRDGKSDHKSATSEVIGQGVMKAKGDDARRSATLDKKVLKAMELAEVETDGNPAFKTTATWERKTNDVKTVGPTKAKRDGMIFSHPPSQWEENDSPVKNPEQPLRAPLPYKVNMSAERDDDDDDDDDDDEDDDITMKFKSAHKALRKDSGRETGSEMGLGENELGRTTEEDHKRGPSDHKEWDRCKRGKDAKGRGRKYYPDEDDGEEGGGETTESSPPETPAAKEHVYDSSSTKPSSGFEA, encoded by the exons atgaaactCCGCTATGACTTCCAACCATCCCAAAAGACTTACAGGACTTTTCCCCAAAAGGTGGTCCAATCGACTGGCCTGCTGGACCGCTTCGACTTCCTCAAATGGTGTTGTCCCTTCTGCCTAGAGAAACCTCGGTCCCAGTCCCGTAAATCCAGCGGTGTTCCAGTTATAAGGATTACGAGACCTCGGAGCCCCGATTCCGACTCCGATAGTGACGTCGAGGAAGAGACCAAGAGGAGAGATAGCGTAGGGAGCGCCGGTAGCGCCGGGAGCTCGACATCCTTGACCAAGTCTCAAAGAAACGCACATTCTTGTAACAAGTCTGGAGGAGATGGAGCGGCCGACGCTATCAGCCTGGAAAGTAGTGTGGGTTCTGGGGAACTCGATATCATCAACGAGGAGATGGATGAGGCGAAGGACTACGACAGCGAATCCATTGAGAGTAAAGAGTCCCTCCGGAGTAAGACGTCGATTCATAGCAAGTCGTCCTCGACCGCGAAGGACAAGACCTCCGCCAAGAGTAAGAGTTCTTGGAGGAGTAAGGACAAGGGGTCCGTCGGAGGGGATTCCAAAGACTCCCGCAAGAATAGCAAAGAATCTCTGAGGAGTAGTCGAGACTCCGTCAAGGATaaagattcccaaaacgagaagaCTCGTTCGCCGATGAAGAAGCTCATCAAGCACCTGAAGAGGACGACGTCATCCCCTTCGCCTATTGGTCGCAGCGGCGACAAACGCAGCGCCTCCACGCGATCAACGACGTCCTTGGAGGATGATGGAGggaaaggtggaggaggaggaggaggatggcgcTCTGGGAGCAAGAAGTTCTCCTTCACCTCCTCCAGCGGGGATTGGAGGACCAGATCCGCCACTGTTGATAGTCGCATGAAACAAGCGAGTCGAGATGGGAAGAGCGATCACAAATCGGCGACGAGTGAGGTCATAGGTCAAGGGGTCATGAAGGCGAAGGGAGACGATGCACGGAGGTCAGCCACACTCGATAAGAAGGTCCTGAAAGCGATGGAATTAGCCGAAGTTGAAACTGACGGTAACCCAGCATTTAAGACCACCGCGACTTGGGAGAGAAAAACGAATGACGTGAAGACAGTAGGCCCCACGAAAGCGAAAAGGGATGGAATGATATTCTCTCATCCTCCTTCGCAGTGGGAGGAAAACGACTCTCCCGTGAAGAACCCGGAACAGCCACTAAGGGCACCGCTTCCCTACAAGGTCAATATGAGCGCTGAGcgggatgatgatgacgatgatgatgatgatgacgacgaagacGATGACATAACCATGAAATTCAAGTCGGCCCACAAGGCCTTGAGGAAAGATTCGGGAAGAGAGACGGGAAGCGAAATGGGCTTGGGAGAAAACGAGTTGGGAAGAACGACAGAAGAGGATCACAAAAGGGGCCCTTCGGATCACAAAGAATGGGACAGATGCAAGAGAGGCAAAGACGCCAAGGGACGCGGCAGGAAATATTACCCTGACGAAGATGACGGAGAGGAGGGCGGGGGCGAAACGACCGAGTCGAGCCCTCCGGAAACGCCAGCGGCGAAGGAGCACGTGTACGATTCGTCCTCGACGAAACCTTCGTCGGGTTTCGAAG CATAA